One region of Micromonospora ureilytica genomic DNA includes:
- a CDS encoding ArsR/SmtB family transcription factor: MEYVGTALAEMTMPQISPLNGEPIERADAERLAGVLKALADPARLRLLSLIQSAPEGEACVCDLTAPLGLSQPTVSHHLRILTEAGLLQREKRGVWAYYSLVPSAIATIADLLTPPRKRATKKAR; the protein is encoded by the coding sequence ATGGAATACGTGGGAACTGCGTTGGCCGAAATGACTATGCCTCAGATCTCGCCGCTAAACGGCGAGCCGATCGAACGTGCCGATGCCGAGCGTCTCGCCGGGGTCCTCAAGGCCCTTGCTGATCCTGCTCGGTTGCGGCTGCTCAGCCTGATCCAGTCGGCCCCCGAGGGCGAGGCGTGCGTCTGTGACCTGACGGCGCCGCTCGGCCTCTCTCAGCCGACGGTCAGTCATCACCTGCGTATCCTCACCGAGGCCGGCTTGTTGCAGCGGGAGAAGCGCGGTGTCTGGGCGTACTACAGCCTGGTCCCGAGTGCGATCGCGACGATCGCCGACCTGCTGACCCCGCCGCGTAAGCGAGCCACCAAGAAGGCCCGCTGA
- the pyrE gene encoding orotate phosphoribosyltransferase, whose protein sequence is MGDHDDLRKFITDLAVVHGRVVLSSGREADWYVDLRRVTLHHRAAPLVGRVLLDLTADWEFDAVGGLTLGADPVALSMLHAAAPTGRALDAFVVRKAGKAHGLQRRIEGPEVAGRRVLAVEDTSTTGGSVLTAVEALREAGAEVVGVVVIVDRGAGDAVRAAGLPYRAAYTLADLGLVA, encoded by the coding sequence ATGGGGGACCACGACGACCTGCGTAAATTCATTACCGACCTGGCTGTGGTCCACGGACGGGTCGTGCTCTCGTCGGGGCGCGAGGCAGACTGGTACGTGGATCTGCGGCGCGTCACGCTCCATCACCGGGCCGCTCCTCTGGTCGGCCGGGTGTTGCTCGACCTCACCGCCGACTGGGAGTTCGACGCCGTCGGGGGCCTCACCCTGGGCGCGGACCCTGTCGCGCTCTCGATGCTTCACGCCGCCGCTCCGACCGGCCGGGCCCTGGACGCCTTTGTGGTGCGCAAGGCGGGCAAGGCCCACGGTCTTCAGCGGCGGATCGAGGGACCGGAGGTGGCCGGCCGACGTGTGTTGGCAGTGGAGGACACATCCACGACGGGCGGAAGTGTCTTGACCGCTGTCGAGGCACTTCGCGAGGCCGGGGCGGAAGTCGTGGGCGTGGTGGTTATTGTTGATCGAGGCGCCGGCGACGCGGTGCGAGCCGCCGGATTGCCGTACCGGGCGGCCTATACGTTGGCTGACCTCGGCCTTGTGGCGTAA
- a CDS encoding SDR family NAD(P)-dependent oxidoreductase produces the protein MTLDPTTAERRALITGATAGIGAAFTRRLAADGWHLVLVARDAARLTELSTELGAAFGREVETISADLSTDDGCATVEQRLADGSPVHLLVNNAGISLNKPFLRSTAEDEARLLRLNVHAVMRLTLAALRPMTERRNGAVINVSSVAGFGTAMPGSTYSASKAWVTNFSESVGQSARPFGVQVMALCPGYTRTEFHQRAGINMSKTPEWLWLRAEDVVDEALRDLRKGKMVSIPAWKYKVVVAGMRHAPRRLLQAVARDTRGRIGRDER, from the coding sequence GTGACGCTCGACCCCACGACTGCCGAGCGCCGAGCCCTGATCACCGGGGCCACCGCCGGCATCGGCGCGGCGTTCACCCGGCGACTGGCCGCCGACGGCTGGCACCTGGTGCTGGTTGCCCGCGACGCGGCGCGGCTGACCGAGCTGTCCACCGAGCTGGGTGCCGCGTTCGGCCGCGAGGTGGAGACGATCTCAGCGGATCTGTCCACCGACGACGGCTGCGCCACCGTGGAGCAGCGACTCGCCGATGGCAGCCCGGTGCATCTGCTGGTCAACAATGCGGGCATCAGCCTGAACAAACCGTTCCTGCGTTCCACCGCGGAGGACGAGGCGCGACTGTTGCGGCTCAACGTGCACGCAGTCATGCGGCTCACCCTGGCTGCACTACGACCGATGACTGAACGGCGAAATGGGGCAGTGATAAATGTCTCTTCGGTCGCCGGGTTCGGTACGGCGATGCCCGGATCGACGTACTCGGCCAGCAAGGCGTGGGTCACCAACTTCAGTGAGTCGGTCGGCCAGTCGGCGCGACCGTTCGGCGTTCAGGTGATGGCGCTCTGCCCCGGTTACACCCGCACGGAATTCCACCAGCGGGCCGGCATCAACATGTCCAAGACGCCGGAGTGGCTGTGGCTGCGGGCCGAGGACGTGGTGGACGAAGCCCTACGTGACCTGCGCAAAGGCAAGATGGTCAGCATCCCGGCGTGGAAGTACAAGGTGGTCGTCGCCGGCATGCGACACGCGCCGCGACGGCTGCTCCAGGCGGTCGCGCGGGACACCCGCGGCCGGATCGGTCGCGACGAGCGCTGA
- a CDS encoding DUF4178 domain-containing protein: MDVLVTCLVAALAVLVVVVVLLVARARRRATARPGGLPPTGRSARGGAAESPRGGPLRLTPGDRVRIRNREYAVSATIRLVEGDWSWVQHLLDDDSGTRHRLSVEDGLELELVLWTAEPGATVTPGAPTIELGGRRYTWAETGQARYTATGETDLPSTGTMRYHDYQSGGAARLSFEAYGEESWRVARGDLLDPADLTIRPTPEAR; encoded by the coding sequence GTGGACGTGCTGGTGACGTGCCTGGTGGCGGCGCTTGCCGTACTCGTGGTGGTCGTGGTCCTGCTCGTCGCGCGGGCCCGCCGGCGGGCGACGGCCCGGCCCGGCGGCCTGCCACCGACCGGACGGTCCGCGCGCGGTGGCGCGGCGGAGTCGCCGCGCGGCGGCCCGCTCCGCCTGACCCCGGGCGACCGCGTGCGGATCCGCAATCGGGAGTACGCGGTGAGCGCCACGATCCGCCTGGTCGAGGGCGACTGGAGTTGGGTGCAGCACCTGCTCGACGACGACTCCGGCACCCGCCACCGGCTCTCCGTGGAGGACGGCCTCGAACTCGAACTGGTGCTCTGGACCGCCGAACCGGGCGCCACCGTCACTCCCGGCGCCCCGACCATCGAACTCGGCGGCCGGCGCTACACCTGGGCCGAGACCGGGCAGGCGCGTTACACAGCCACCGGAGAGACCGACCTGCCGTCGACCGGCACCATGCGCTACCACGACTACCAGTCCGGTGGCGCCGCACGACTCTCCTTCGAGGCGTACGGCGAAGAGAGTTGGCGGGTGGCCCGCGGTGACCTGCTCGACCCCGCCGACCTGACGATCCGCCCCACGCCCGAGGCCCGCTGA